CATGCAACTCCAAATGCGGCAATCGCGCCGCTGCTGCTGCCGCCGATCCCCCTCAAATTTGGATCGTCCGTGATGTTGTATTTTTGCTTGACGACCGGCAACAATTCGTCAATTAAAAACGTGGCGTAGCGATCGCTGACGCTGTCGTATTCGTAACTGCGATTGAAACGCGACTGCGCGTCATCACCGCCCGGCACGATACCGGGGTTGACCATCACCGCGATCGTAACGGGCATGTCGCCTTTGTGAATCAAGTTGTCAAACACGACCGGCACTCGCCAATTCCCATTCCGCTTGAAGTACCCACCACCGTCTTGAAACACCATCAACGCCGCAGGCTTGTCGGCATCGTATTGAGCGGGAACGTAGACGAAATAGTCACGCTCGGTTCCGGGGAACACCCGACTGCTTGTGAAGCGATACGACTCGACACGGCCTTCGGGAACGCCGGGTTGGGTTTGCGAGTCGGGGTGTAGCGGATACGACTCGGCAGCTAGCGCGGGGGTTGCCGCAATCAGCAGAACCAGAAACAGAATTCGCCCTAGAATGGGGCCTGGGAAAGCGACCACTGTTTTTCGCATGTGTGGTTCCTTGGCAAGTTGTTGGAGGGAGATGGAGGGAGGGTTGTCTTTGCTTGACATCCCATGATAATCAAAAGCGATGATACCACTACGCGACAGCATACCGAGCCGCACGATACCCGTGATCAATTACCTGATCATTGTGTTATGCACAGCTTCGTTTATGGCCCAATTGGTGTCCGAGGGCCGTGGCGGCCGAATCGCCGAACGCTATGGCATGGTGCCCGCGCGATTGTCCAACGCTGATGTCGATCCCGTGATCAGCGAACGCGTCGGCATCCAAACTCCGTTTGGGATCGAAGTCCGTACGATCACCCGCGAACTAGCGCCGTCGCCGATTCCGGCATGGATGACGTTGCTTACTTGCATGTTTCTGCATGGCGGTTGGATGCACTTTCTTGGCAACATGTGGTTTCTGTACATCTTTGGCGACAACGTCGAAGACCGGTTGGGGCACTTCGGTTACGCGTTGATGTATCTCGGTACGGGGATCGCAGCGTCGCTGTCCCATTTCATTACCGATCCTGCTAGCCCGATGCCGACGATTGGCGCAAGCGGTGCGATCGCGGGGGTGATGGGGGCCTACGCATGGCTGTATCCACATGCCAAAGTCCAAGCGTTGATCCCGTTGATCATCATCTTTTACGTGATCGTGGTGCCGGCCCCCTTGTTCTTGGGAATATGGTTCGCGCTGCAAACGTACAGCGGCATCAGCGCGGTGGCCGGTGGTGCGGCAACCGGCGTTGCATGGTGGGCCCATATCGGTGGATTTGCCGCTGGGGCGCTATCAGCGGTCGCGATCGGACGAACGCCGCTTGGACACGAAGCGGTCACCGAGCGACGGTTCTGATTCCTGCCTACGAGATTCGCGAGTCGTCGAAAAAAGGCATTGGCGAAATCAATGCGACGAACAAAACTCGTGGCGAGTTTCGCTACCTTGGTTTGCCTCGATTTCATCTACGATAACGATGCGTTAGCCGAGATTCTTCAGCACACCGTTGCTGTCGCCAAACTTGTCCGCCTTGACGCCCATCTCTTGCAGCATCCATAGATACAGATTGCACAGCGGCGTGTGATTTTCGTAGCGGATGTGACGCCCTGTTTGAATCCGGCCATTGCCATTGCCGGCCAACAAAATCGGCAAGTCATCGTGATTGTGCCGATCCCCGTCACTGATCCCGCTGCCGTAAACCAACATGCAATGGTCCAAGAGCGTTCCATCGCCTTCGCTGATCGAACTCAACCGCTTGAGCAGGTAGCCAAATCGATCAATATGGTATCGATTGATCTTGGCAATCTGTGCCTGCTTGTGTTCACTTTTGCCATGATGCGACAATTCATGATGGCCCTCTTTGACGTCAATGTCGGGATAGCTTCGATTGCTGCCGGCATTGGTAAACATGAACGAAATGATTCGTGTGCTGTCGGTTTGAATCGCAAGCGTGATCATATCCATCATCAATTCGGAGTGCTCCTTTAACTCTTGTGGCACCCCGCTGGGTCGAGGGTAGTCGGGGACTCCATCCTCCGAAATACGCAGTCGTTCGGCACCCGCCAACCGCTTTTCGACATCACGGACGGCGTACAAGTATTCGTCCAATTTTCGTCGATCGATTTCGGGAAGTGTCTTGTGCAGTTGCTTGGCATCTTCGAGCACAAAATCGAGCACACTTTTTCGGTACTTCTCACGAACGCTTTTCGCTCGGCGAGTTTCTTTCGTCGTTTGTCCGGCGAACAGCCGATCGAACACGGCGCCGGGATCCACTTCTTTGGCCATCGGATTGGTCGGACCTCGCCACGACATGTTCGATGCGTACGCACAGCTGTAACCGCTGTCGCAATTGCCTGCTTGCGCACTTGCTTCGAGTCCGAGTTCGAGCGAACCGAATCGCGATTGACCGCCAATCTGTTCCGCCGCCACTTGGTCGACCGAGACACCGTTTTGGATATCCGCGCCGTTAGTCTTTTTAGGATGAGCTCCGGTTAGAAACGCAGCGACGCTGCGCGCATGATCGCCGCCACCGTCACCATGCGACCGAGCGCCATCAAGCGTCAAACCTGTCAACACATTGAATTTCGATCGATGTTCGGCCAACCGCTGCAACGTCGGCGTCATCGTGTACTTGTCGCCTCCTTCGATCGGTTTCCAATCCGGCATGTGCATCCCGTTGGGAACGTAGAAGAAGCCCATCCTGAGCGGGACGTCCGCAGGATTGGATGTCGCCGCCAACAACCGCGTCGATGACATCGAATCCAATAACGGAAGTGCCATCGAGGCGCCCATGCCGCGTAACAGCGTTCGTCGCGAAAGTGATTTCAACATTTTGGATCGCTTCTCGTTAAGTAGGGTGGGAACGTGTACGCTTGCAAAAACCAAGGTCGCTATTCGCGTGAACCTTGCCGTTGGAAAGGCTCGCTTTGGATGATCGCGACCATCAGATAAGCGAACCGGTATTGATTGTCCTTCAATTCCTGGACGATCTTGTCGATGGCGCATTTATCATAATATTCGGTGCCGCGGCCGGTCGCATAAATCAGCATCTTCTCAGCCAAACAGCGAACAAATTGTTCACTCCGCTGACTCGAAAGCAGTTTGCGAAGATCGTCCACACCATTGAACTGAGTTCCATCGGGCAATTTTCCCGATGGATCAATCGTGTCGCCTCCGTCGCGAGTTCGCCATTGCCCGATCGCATCAAAATTCTCGAGCGCAAACCCCAGCGGATCCATCATGTTGTGACACGCGGCACAGGCGGGGTTTTCGCGATGCTGTTCCATCCGCTCACGCAGCGTGCCGCTCAATTTGCCTTTGTCTAACTCGGGAACGTTTGGGGGCGCTGGCGGTGGCGGGGTGTTCAGCAAATTGTCTAAGATCCATTTGCCTCGTTTGACAGGACTGGTTCGCGTTGGGTTACTGGTCACCGTCAACACACTTGCATGGGTCAACAAACCGCCGCGTGGAGTGCCCTCGAGCGAGACTTTGCGAAACTGAGATCCGCTGACGCCTTTGATTCCATAAAATTTTGCCAGATCCTCGTTCATGTAACTGAACTTGCCGTCGAGCAGCGTGGTCACGGGCAGATTACCTCGCATCACCGCAGCGACAAAGGTCAGCGTTTCTCGCCGCATCCAGTGCCGCATCTCATCGTCGAACTCAGGGAATTGACGTTCATCCGGATTGACCGCGTCGAGGTTTCGCAGCTGCAACCATTGTCCAGCAAAGTTTTCAATGAACTGATTCGCACGAGGATCGACAATCATGTCACCCACCTTACGCAACAGCTCGCGGCGGTCACGAAGTTTGTTTTGATGGGCCATCGACAACAACTCGTCGTCCGGCATGCTGCTCCATAAAAAATACGAAATGCGGGTTGCCAATTC
The nucleotide sequence above comes from Novipirellula caenicola. Encoded proteins:
- a CDS encoding rhomboid family intramembrane serine protease; the protein is MIPLRDSIPSRTIPVINYLIIVLCTASFMAQLVSEGRGGRIAERYGMVPARLSNADVDPVISERVGIQTPFGIEVRTITRELAPSPIPAWMTLLTCMFLHGGWMHFLGNMWFLYIFGDNVEDRLGHFGYALMYLGTGIAASLSHFITDPASPMPTIGASGAIAGVMGAYAWLYPHAKVQALIPLIIIFYVIVVPAPLFLGIWFALQTYSGISAVAGGAATGVAWWAHIGGFAAGALSAVAIGRTPLGHEAVTERRF
- a CDS encoding DUF1552 domain-containing protein, producing the protein MLKSLSRRTLLRGMGASMALPLLDSMSSTRLLAATSNPADVPLRMGFFYVPNGMHMPDWKPIEGGDKYTMTPTLQRLAEHRSKFNVLTGLTLDGARSHGDGGGDHARSVAAFLTGAHPKKTNGADIQNGVSVDQVAAEQIGGQSRFGSLELGLEASAQAGNCDSGYSCAYASNMSWRGPTNPMAKEVDPGAVFDRLFAGQTTKETRRAKSVREKYRKSVLDFVLEDAKQLHKTLPEIDRRKLDEYLYAVRDVEKRLAGAERLRISEDGVPDYPRPSGVPQELKEHSELMMDMITLAIQTDSTRIISFMFTNAGSNRSYPDIDVKEGHHELSHHGKSEHKQAQIAKINRYHIDRFGYLLKRLSSISEGDGTLLDHCMLVYGSGISDGDRHNHDDLPILLAGNGNGRIQTGRHIRYENHTPLCNLYLWMLQEMGVKADKFGDSNGVLKNLG